The Oncorhynchus nerka isolate Pitt River linkage group LG9a, Oner_Uvic_2.0, whole genome shotgun sequence genome has a segment encoding these proteins:
- the LOC135573393 gene encoding metallothionein B, whose protein sequence is MDPCECSKTGSCNCGGSCKCSNCACTSCKKSCCPCCPSDCSKCASGCVCKGKTCDTSCCQ, encoded by the exons atggaTCCTTGTGAATGCTCTAAAA CTGGCTCTTGCAACTGCGGTGGATCCTGCAAGTGCTCAAACTGCGCATGCACCAGTTGTAAGAAAA GTTGCTGCCCCTGCTGTCCTTCCGACTGCAGTAAATGTGCTTCAGGCTGTGTGTGCAAGGGCAAGACCTGCGACACCAGCTGTTGTCAGTGA